In a genomic window of Gloeocapsopsis dulcis:
- a CDS encoding iron uptake porin, producing the protein MTNTPVSASILPSTTEPLAQVTSVSQLSDVAPSDWAFQSLRTLVERYGCIAGYPDGTYRGNRALTRYEFAAGLNACLAQINTLITAGTTDTIHQADLATLQRLQAEFAQELATLQGSVDQLEARTAEIEAQQFSTTTRLEGEVLFALSGVTGDRTDGSNEEIDNNITLSNRVRLNFITSFYGSDSFRVRLQARNIPEFEDAAGTSMANLGFDGDSENRVEVSRLDYAFPVGDRAQGYVSFVGGGLGDFVTNVNPLYSSSGSGAVSLFARENPVRRQGGAPGASFAYSLSDAVTLEVGIAASAATDPEVGIWQSPYAAIAQLTVQPIETLNLGLTYVRSYNSIGTGTGSELSNDPFDGDADAITGNSYGIEAALQVTPSFTLGGRVGLIQATATDLDDNPSADIVTWAVSLAFPDLAGEDNLAGIIIGLPPKVVSNQLDTDLEEDDSSLHLEAFYRVQVNDNLAITPGVFVIANPEHNADNDTIYVGTVRTTFEF; encoded by the coding sequence TTGACAAATACTCCTGTTAGTGCATCAATACTTCCTAGTACTACCGAGCCACTCGCGCAAGTGACATCAGTTTCTCAGTTATCTGATGTAGCGCCAAGTGACTGGGCATTTCAATCACTCCGCACTTTAGTCGAACGCTACGGCTGTATTGCTGGTTATCCTGATGGGACGTATCGCGGTAATCGCGCTTTAACTAGATATGAGTTTGCTGCGGGGTTAAATGCTTGTTTAGCACAAATTAATACTTTAATTACAGCAGGTACCACAGATACAATTCATCAAGCAGATCTCGCAACTTTACAACGTTTACAAGCTGAGTTTGCGCAAGAATTAGCAACGTTACAAGGAAGTGTCGATCAACTCGAAGCCCGCACTGCTGAGATTGAAGCCCAACAATTTTCGACAACAACACGACTTGAAGGCGAAGTTTTATTTGCGCTGAGTGGCGTTACTGGCGATCGCACTGATGGTAGCAATGAGGAAATTGATAATAACATCACACTCAGCAATCGCGTCCGACTCAATTTTATTACTAGTTTCTACGGTTCTGATTCCTTCCGAGTGCGTTTGCAAGCGCGTAATATTCCTGAATTTGAAGATGCAGCAGGTACGTCAATGGCAAACTTGGGGTTTGATGGCGATAGCGAAAATCGAGTAGAAGTGAGTCGATTAGATTATGCTTTTCCGGTAGGCGATCGCGCCCAAGGTTATGTAAGTTTTGTCGGTGGAGGCTTGGGTGATTTTGTCACTAACGTTAATCCGCTATATAGTAGTAGTGGTTCGGGTGCAGTTTCGCTGTTTGCGCGAGAAAATCCGGTTCGACGTCAAGGTGGCGCACCTGGTGCAAGTTTTGCTTATAGCTTGAGTGATGCAGTTACTTTAGAGGTTGGTATTGCCGCGAGTGCAGCAACCGATCCGGAAGTCGGAATCTGGCAAAGTCCATATGCGGCGATCGCGCAGTTAACTGTACAACCCATCGAAACTTTAAATCTTGGTTTAACTTATGTTCGTTCATACAACAGCATTGGTACGGGCACAGGTAGCGAACTGTCTAACGATCCGTTTGATGGCGATGCAGATGCAATCACTGGAAACTCGTATGGCATCGAAGCTGCGTTACAAGTAACTCCTAGTTTTACACTTGGTGGTAGAGTTGGTTTAATTCAAGCAACCGCAACCGATCTTGATGACAACCCTTCGGCAGATATTGTCACTTGGGCTGTGTCGCTTGCTTTCCCTGATTTAGCAGGAGAAGATAATTTAGCAGGTATCATCATTGGTTTACCGCCAAAAGTCGTGAGTAATCAACTTGATACGGATTTAGAAGAAGATGATAGTTCCCTACACCTCGAAGCTTTCTACCGCGTTCAAGTTAACGACAACTTAGCAATTACTCCTGGCGTTTTCGTAATTGCCAACCCTGAGCACAATGCAGATAATGACACAATCTATGTAGGAACTGTCCGGACTACGTTTGAATTTTAA